ATGATGTTTTACGGTTGCAGTGACCTCTTTGAAATTTGTTGCAAGTGTTGATTTCATATTGTGTATGATTTAGAAATTGAATGCAAGAAGATATGTATTCCAGCAATTTACATGAGAGTGAATTACAACTAAATATACCTTAAATTCTACAGTATAGCCTTGAAACTCAGATTTATAGAAAATGAGCACACTTGCGTCTCGTGAAGTGCAGTTGATAGGACATACTGTCTGAAGGTAACGCAGAAACAAACTACTCAAAGAAACAGAACTCAACAAACAAGCTAGAAACTTTATTTGTTAAAACAAGTATATAGAGTTGCTGTATTACATCTTTTATCTTGCTAGGTTGTGGTTTTATACATTTACCAACAGTGGTTTAGAAAGGCAACTCCTAATGGAAACAATAGCATATGTATACAATACAAATTAGCAAACATatcaaaatcagttttttcAACTTTTGTAGCAACCAATTCTTTCTATTGGTGTGCCATAGTGCAAACTGTGTTGTTTGTAAGACAGAGTTTAAGCATGATCTCAACATTCATACATTTCAACAAtccattttctctgtcttaaacacatttttcatttgtaggCTGCATTCATTGTGCCTTCAGTTCAAGTCCTTCTGTCCAGTAATGTGAATTTACAATCAGAATAATTCAAGTGTATCGGGCAGGTCAGGCTGTTCTGATGGATAGTGAAGATTATGACTGAGCAATAACGCTCCTCGGTCAGGTATGTTGCTGCGTGTATGTATGGAGTACATGAAGACCTGTCAAGACCTAAAGTGGCACTTCACCCTGGTGGAACATTTTTGTGTCCATAGGATCTCAGGAGTGATCAACCAGCATCTCACCACCTACACTTAGGATTTTATTCACAAGTTCTCAGTATGGTTaatcaaaaaactaaattagaACTTAAAGTTTGATCCAGTACAGGAGAGATGATGACCTGTGTTATGTTGCAATTTGTGGCTAGGTTTTATAAATGGCAGTAATAAAGTGGGGGTGACTAAGGTTTTGCCAGTTTTCATCAATTCTTACGAACCTGTGTACTAAAACATGTTCTACCAGTGTGAAATATCACTCTAAAGAGTCtccatttgtgtttttccaaGCCCTTTCAAAAGGTCCATGAGGATTCCTGGTTTCACTCTGAAAACATAACTTGAAAAATGATTATCACAAACATATAGCTTAGCAAAAAATGTAGTAGCTTGTATGTTGGCTACGAGTGGAGTGGAGTAGATGGCGTACGAGTATAATTTGTCAGTTGTTTGTATAATTGGACAGAgcacacaacacagagacaaaggggAAGAAAAGTTTTTGGATAACTTTGATAATGTCTGTCTACATTCACTCCAAGgtccagcatgtgtgtgtatgtgtgttcctgCATCCATCTGACTTCAAGCCTCTATATGGCTAAGATTTCactggaggaaagaaaagtaaGAGCTATGCCGGTTGTGAAAGCGCTGCCCTGCAGGAAGGTCGGGCTGTTTGTGGCCTCTACTCTGGTTCTATTGCACCGTGTTCTGCAGGAAAGCACTGGAACTGGTGGACTGGTTGTGTCAAAAAGTCTGAAGTTGGAGGCCGGACTGAGCCACAGCCCCTCcgtcctcccctccctctcgcCAGGCTCTCCGTCCCAACTCAAGAGCATCCACAACGGTCCACCACCATGGAAGGGATCTTGCCATAGATGATCTGCTCTTTTCGGTTAAAGTAGAGCATGTTGATGGGCGACATCTTGGTGGGGGTACAGCAGGGGCCTGCGGTCCCTCTGGGGTTGGCCTTGTTCACCAGGTGGGTGTGCGGGTACTTCTGTAAGTGCATGTACTCACACTCCCCGGAGCAATAGTTGGCCTTGTAGCGCTTTGGGGCAATAATCCAGTCCCAGCCAAAGTCTTCAAAGTCCACTGTGAGCAGATAGCGGCAGCACCGGGACTCTGGAGAGTTCTCGTCACAGTCCAGGCCTGAGTCTCTTCTGGCGCGCTTGGGGCCCTCTGAGATCTTCACCTCCATGAATGGTTGCTGCAATGACAGAGCATGTGTGAATACTTTGAAAATAGCTGCTTTGCAAAAAGAGGCGGATGACAGCATTCGGCTTACATCTTTTAATCCGGTGCCCTCGACCTTTGGCAGCTGGTTTTCAAACATGGCACGATAATATTATGAAACTTTgagttttaaagaaattaaatcatCTGACGGTTGGTTAACCACAGCCGTCTAGGTATTCTAATTGCCTCAGAGCCCGGTGCCAGTATTTGAGCCGTATGATAAGTGTTTGTCATTGATAGtagcagtgtgtgtgcctgcaggcAATTACTCTGATTTGCACAGTCACACAGGAATGTGGGGCAGGTGAACTTTTATGTAATCAAGCAATAAGATTTGAGGTTATTGTGGACCGGGCATTTGTCCAAATGCAGGTGTGTGCCTACATGGAGTCTGTGTTGATTAACAACTTTCAAAGGTCTTAAATCTTGATTCCCTCTTCCAGCAGTGAAATGCAGGAATGTTTAACCACCTGCTGACTCTGCAAAGCCTCCCTGCACACTAAAGCCCAAAGTTAAAACCTCAGGACAGTGCAATAAAGAATCCAACATGCTATATATAGCTAATAtataagaaatattttttgtttcttacagGATGGTCCAATTATTGTAATCTATAGTAGTAATGGTCAAATTCCAGCTGCTGCAGTAAATAGCTCTGCACCCATGCCACCAACACTATTCACTCCTGTACGTTTACTGATGAAATACATTTCTAGTTATCACTTATAGTAAAAAACTTGACCATAAAGTTTACGTTTAGTGTAAAATAAAGGTTCAGCTCACCAGTCCTTCCTCTCCAGGCTCTGCGGAGGTCACGGCCAAGTCATTTCCACTCGAATCGAAGGCGTTAATCTCGATGCCCCAGTTGGTCTCCGGCTGCCGCAGCCACACAGTCAACACTTGTTTGACGTCTATACTTTGCCAAGAGCCGGCCCCAGCATTCACGTCGATCTTCAGGGAGCGGATGCGTATGTGCCTGTTCCCGTCTGTGACCGGCATCAGGCGGGAGATTTGCAGGAACACGGTGGTCGCCTCGGCCGCCGGGCGCAGATACACCCAGAGCTGAGCCCGGAGTATGCGATTGGCTTGAAACTTttgattaaaagagaaaaagcagcACTTTGGTTCCCCATCCACCTGGACGATGGACTcggctggagagagacagagaaagcaaaGGTTCTCTATATACTGACCATGTGCGATTGAAAtttacagacagaaataaactgGTGTAAACAAACATCCCTGACACGACATTTGATCTCTGGAAGTGGACTAATAAAGTTTAGAAAACAGTCCGTGCGCGTAATGACCGCGCGTGCTGACTGGCAAAATGCACCGACCCGTATAGTGTTCTGAATCGTGCTAATGTTGGTACATCGATACATTTCCAATGTCAAAAACCCGGTAAAGCTACGTGTTGTCAAATAAAGCTTGTCGACAGCGTCTCCCGTGCGCTCTGCCCCGTGCGTAAAACCCCTATTGTGGAGACGCCTGAGCACGTCCTTTTCATCATGCCAAAAACAATGCGAAATTAAAAACTTACGTTCAGTGGCCATCATCATTATTGTCTCCGTGATGGCATGCTCATCGTCCTCCTCCATAGCCACATCCTTGTTGTCATCTCCCAGCACGTCGTACTGGTCGAGAAGCTGCTGCAGCGGCGGCGCTTTGGGCAGGAGCTGCTTCACTATATCTCGGCTGATATTAGGAGCTTCTTTCATTCGCAGTTTGCTCAAAATCTGAGATTTTATCGCGTTTAATCGCATAGTTTTAATCTGCTGCCGGACCTCGCAGGTGGCGCACTGCTCCGTGTCTTCTGGGCTGGTGGCGGAGGGCTGCTGGTGCGTCTCTTGGTCACTCAAAACTACTGGACCCAAAGCAAGCAGCAAGCTAAGATACAGCACAATCTGAGACAGATGCATTGTCTCTAAGGTGTGAAGTTACAAAAAGATCCCTTGGTGTGTGCTGGACCTGATAGGCGACTGGACTGGGTTTGGATTAATGTCCCACACTGATAGGCATCATACTTTATTAGCGCACACCTTTTTATACTCCAACTTTAGCCTCTTTTGTGTCGTCAAAAACTATGATTGGCTGGACAGGCAACAATGAATTTTAACCGACTGACATGAAAACTTTTTTTCGTTGTCAAACCATAAAGGGACGGAGACTGTGAGCGTGTGCGGAACGTGTCCACAGATGGATAAATTCACTTTTCTTGCAGTGACTGCGCAGTGAGGGGAAGGGGCGCAGACCGGACTGTTGTGTTATATGGAACGCCCTGATGCACCTCAATCAGCCCAGAtcaaaactaaacaacaaacagCTTAGGCTACAGAGCCTGCTGCATATCATGAAAGACAGCAAGATGTGCGACTTCGTGTGCAGTTTGTGCTGTGAATACATTTAGtttccaaagaaaacaaaggaaacttTTTAACTGCGGGCACGATAAGTCCGTCAAACATTAATTGTCTTTAATGACAGGGACATGGATGCAGCTGTGTCTGCCTGGTTGTGCAAATACATTTCATCcttgagggaaaaaaataagagtTACAGTTTTCTCCAGTGCAAGTCAAGTCCTTCTCTAGGTGTCGTCTGTTTAGACCAGGTTCCCTTCTGAGAAGCTGATTATCGGCTCATGTAAAACCACAAACGGTAATACATCGTCTCCCGtacaggaataaaaaaaaaaaaaaagtcagcaaagataaagaaaatgCTTAGTCCAAATCCTTGTTGCTGAAACCTGGTTGCAGCACATGAGAAGACAGTGCCATCGTGTGGCAAGTTCACATCAGAAACGCCACCATCCGCAGATCCGAATGATTCCGAttatttgaaaagtaaaagGAATCGGAAAATAGGTTGAAGAATACAATACATTCAGGAAACGCCTCTTTCCGGTCAGCTTGGAAGATTAGTGACCCTGAACCTAACACGCTGGATCACACAGAGCCTGTGTTTTCTACTCCAGGTGCGTTCAGTGTCAACTCCCCTCCCTCATGCATGGCAGCATGAAAACGATGGTGACAGCATTGAACACTCCAGGGACCTATACACCACTAATTATACCCTAATCAAATCTGAATGTATAAAGCCCAcgaaattcacacacacacacacacacacacacacacatatatatatatatatcccctCTCACCCCCCGTGGGGTGGTGTGTGTCATCTTCAAGCTCGGGTTCTCTACAGAGGCCTGGGAGTtggagggttctgcgcagtatctcaGCTGTTCCTAGGAGCGCACTCTTCTGCacagagacttcagatgttgGACCTGGAATCTGCTGGAGCCACTCTCCCAGTTGGGGGGTCAGAGCCCCCCAGTGCTCCGattaccactggcaccactgttgcttttactctccacgtcttttctagctcctctttcagcccttggtattttcCGAGCTTCTCgtgttccttcttcttgatgtcGCTGTCGCTCGGGCCTGCTGCATCCATCACCGctgccttcttctgctgtttgtcgatCGCCACGGTGTCTGGTTGGTTAGCCATCACCggtttgtcagtctggatccggaagtcccacaggatcttagcCCGGTCATTCTCAGCTACCTTAGGAGGCGTCTTCCATGTTGGCCTTGGGACGTCCAGCCCATACTCCGTGCAGGTGTTCCTGTGCACTCTGCCAGCCTCTTGGTTGTGGCGTTCCGTGTACGCTGTTCCTGCCTGCATCTCACACCctgctgttatgtgctgaacCGTCTCAGGGGCCTCTGCGCACTGTCTGCACCTGGGGTCCTGTCTGCTGTGGTAGACCCCAGCCTCTGCGGATCTTGTACTGAGTGCCTGTCCTTGTGCTGCCATGATTAGTCCAGCCTTTTCCTGCCACTGGTAGGATtccttgatatcagccacttcttcTATCTGTCAGTGGTACATGCCGTGCCAGGTTGTGGCTTGTCTCTCCATGACGGTTcatccttctcctcctcatcatcatcatcatcctcgggtttctgctgcctgaggTATCCTCTTAGCCTCTCATCATTGGGGGCCATCTTCCTGATGTACTCCtggatctttgttgtttcatcctggacagtGGCTCCGACACTCACTCGTCCTCGGCCTCCCTCGTTCCGCTTAGTGTACAGTCTcggggtgctggatttggggtgAAGCCCTCCATGCATTGTGAGGAGATATCAGTGGCCTCGATCTCCCCCTTTGGCCAGTTTATTATACCAGCGGGGTAAGTCTTGGGCTTGACTTCTAATTATAAGATACTAAGTGAAAGTAATTTTGACTTTCTTACTTCTGATTCCCGGTCCCGCATGAGATACTGTGAAAAGCCCACTTGATAAGGAGGCAGAACTATTTCTTTGTTGTATagttctgattggttgtttaATTGACTGTCACGTTGTCCCACTAATCACGAGACAGCACATTCAGGGAGTGGAAATGGCACCTGTTGTGTGCaggtaggaaaaaaaaaacgttagATAGGCCTACTTTGGCCCCTGGACCCTCAGTTGTCTTACTTTGTTGTCCTGCCGTCCGTTGTGTGCTTATACAACAATACGTGCGTGATACATGTGCTGTCTGTTAATGACCCATTTAGCTTTGTTTAGAAACCAGGCGGGCTAATAGTTAGGCTGTACACCACACAGTTACTGAATATTCCGTTGTTACATATGCTCCATATTTCCTTCATCCACATCCTTTATTACACATATTGAATGTATGGCAACAATAAAGGAACAGTTCGAGTCGAAATGAAAGAGGGACTGGCAGTTTTGAACGCCCTGTTGGATTCCGCATAGATAGTTCCACTGATGAACACTCGGCATATTTCTCAGAAAGTCCGACTCAGTCAAAAGTAGGCTGTAACACATGGATATGTGAAGAATGTGACTTTCTGTGTCAGAATTATGAGACACTGGTAACAGTTTCGATTTACTAAGTTGAAGTTATGAGACGTTAAAATACCGACTtacaaaattaaatgaacatTTCTGAAAACCAGTAGCTCTACCTCCACCAGCCACAAGTAGAGAATGTGAATAATTATTCCACCATTGATGAAAAAGCACTGTAGATCAGTGTGTTCGTTGTTAGCACACGTTTATTCCCCCCATGCAGTATTTCCCAGTGTCGCCGCCAGGTGGCAGTGTTGCGCCGTCCCGCGGCGGTGCGGAGCCGCCGTCAGTGCGCAGCGCCGGACTCGCTCTCCTCCTGAGCACCGCTGCAGCTCGGTAATTGCCGTGGAGTGCTCAAGTCAGTGCAGACCTGTGATTCCCTCTCTGCTGAGGAGCTTCACTCGGCGTTGACCGACGTGAAGGGACACAGGGACACCGTCAACCGTCTGTTCCAGCAGCCTGagatcccccccccccgccccccTCACAG
This Siniperca chuatsi isolate FFG_IHB_CAS linkage group LG12, ASM2008510v1, whole genome shotgun sequence DNA region includes the following protein-coding sequences:
- the mstnb gene encoding growth/differentiation factor 8 — encoded protein: MHLSQIVLYLSLLLALGPVVLSDQETHQQPSATSPEDTEQCATCEVRQQIKTMRLNAIKSQILSKLRMKEAPNISRDIVKQLLPKAPPLQQLLDQYDVLGDDNKDVAMEEDDEHAITETIMMMATEPESIVQVDGEPKCCFFSFNQKFQANRILRAQLWVYLRPAAEATTVFLQISRLMPVTDGNRHIRIRSLKIDVNAGAGSWQSIDVKQVLTVWLRQPETNWGIEINAFDSSGNDLAVTSAEPGEEGLQPFMEVKISEGPKRARRDSGLDCDENSPESRCCRYLLTVDFEDFGWDWIIAPKRYKANYCSGECEYMHLQKYPHTHLVNKANPRGTAGPCCTPTKMSPINMLYFNRKEQIIYGKIPSMVVDRCGCS